The following are encoded in a window of Halorarum salinum genomic DNA:
- a CDS encoding D-2-hydroxyacid dehydrogenase — MDTDTPHIVVLDDDAHAVPAADYVEILRDGLPDATVEHARMPAEVRELVPRAEVVTGKALDAETVRAAPRLELFACTTAGVNHLPLDAFEDAGVAVTNASGVHGPNMAEHVIGWLLMFTRRLDEGLRRQRRREWRRFQSFGELEGRTVTVVGLGAIGEAIVRRLEPFGVETVGVRYSPGKGGPTDEVIGYGEAEFADALARTDVLVLACPLTGTTEGLVGAEELRTLPPDAVVVNVARGGVLDTDALVDALRWNRIHGAALDVTDPEPLPEDHPLWSMENVFLTPHAAGHTPKYWERVAGILIENLEHVEADGEHRDLRNQVV; from the coding sequence ATGGACACGGACACGCCCCACATCGTCGTGCTCGACGACGACGCGCACGCCGTCCCGGCCGCCGACTACGTGGAGATCCTCCGGGACGGGCTGCCGGACGCGACGGTCGAGCACGCCCGCATGCCGGCCGAGGTGCGGGAACTCGTCCCGCGTGCGGAGGTCGTCACCGGGAAGGCGCTCGACGCGGAGACGGTCCGAGCCGCTCCGCGGCTCGAACTGTTCGCCTGCACGACGGCGGGGGTCAACCACCTCCCGCTGGACGCCTTCGAGGACGCCGGGGTTGCGGTCACGAACGCCTCGGGGGTCCACGGCCCGAACATGGCCGAACACGTGATCGGGTGGCTGCTGATGTTCACCAGACGGCTCGACGAGGGGCTCCGCCGGCAGCGGCGCCGCGAGTGGCGCCGGTTCCAGTCGTTCGGGGAGCTCGAGGGGCGGACCGTCACCGTCGTCGGCCTGGGGGCCATCGGCGAGGCGATCGTCCGTCGGCTGGAGCCGTTCGGCGTCGAGACCGTCGGCGTCCGCTACTCGCCGGGGAAGGGCGGCCCGACCGACGAGGTGATCGGGTACGGCGAGGCGGAGTTCGCGGACGCGCTGGCGCGGACCGACGTGCTCGTGCTCGCGTGCCCGCTCACCGGGACGACGGAGGGGCTCGTCGGCGCGGAGGAACTGCGGACGCTCCCGCCGGACGCGGTCGTCGTCAACGTCGCCCGCGGCGGGGTCCTCGACACGGACGCGCTGGTCGACGCGCTGCGGTGGAACCGGATCCACGGCGCCGCCCTCGACGTGACGGACCCGGAGCCGCTGCCGGAGGACCACCCGCTCTGGTCGATGGAGAACGTCTTTCTCACCCCCCACGCGGCGGGCCACACGCCGAAGTACTGGGAGCGGGTCGCGGGGATACTCATCGAGAACCTCGAGCACGTCGAGGCGGACGGCGAGCACCGCGACCTGCGGAACCAGGTCGTCTGA
- a CDS encoding MFS transporter yields the protein MAPLSSIVGSDAEVLRERPFQLLLLANVLPALGTALLSPVLGSLVDPLGTTTANVGLLMSAFTGPAVVVIPVAGVIADRLGRRPVILFGLLWFGAAGSAIALTTDFRVALGLRMLQGVGFAALTPIIITSIGDLYTGTKEATAQGLRFTGTGVAQTAFPLAAGALVVLAWQYPFLLYAVAFPIAAVVYLWFEEPVDPEADADDDGRDVRTQLRELWALVSQRRAWAMVVARGTPMFVWLGFLTYNSIVVVDLVGGTPVQAGVLAALSSLSFALAASQAGRITERFDSRLWPLVAMNVAMAVGLSLVFVAGTLVAAFVGAVTMGTGFGVVLSLYRSVITNMADPARRGGLVSVGEGVGRLSATLAPILMGGAIALAAPRLGFASAVRSVGVATSVLAAAAGIGCLFLVHRAPPVRADA from the coding sequence GTGGCACCCCTCTCGTCGATCGTCGGGAGCGACGCCGAGGTGCTCCGCGAGCGGCCGTTCCAGCTGTTGCTCCTCGCGAACGTGCTCCCGGCGCTGGGAACGGCGCTCCTCTCGCCGGTGCTCGGCTCGCTCGTCGACCCGCTCGGGACGACGACGGCGAACGTGGGCCTGCTGATGTCGGCGTTCACCGGCCCCGCCGTCGTCGTGATCCCCGTCGCGGGCGTGATCGCCGACCGGCTCGGGCGACGCCCCGTCATCCTCTTCGGGCTCCTGTGGTTCGGCGCGGCCGGGTCCGCCATCGCGCTCACGACGGACTTCCGCGTCGCGCTCGGGCTGCGGATGCTCCAGGGCGTCGGCTTCGCCGCGCTCACCCCGATCATCATCACGAGCATCGGCGACCTCTACACCGGGACGAAGGAGGCGACCGCGCAGGGGCTCCGCTTCACGGGGACCGGCGTGGCCCAGACGGCGTTCCCGCTCGCGGCGGGCGCGCTGGTCGTGCTCGCGTGGCAGTACCCGTTCCTGCTGTACGCTGTCGCGTTCCCCATCGCGGCGGTCGTGTACCTGTGGTTCGAGGAGCCGGTCGACCCCGAGGCCGACGCCGATGACGACGGGCGGGACGTCCGGACGCAGCTCCGGGAGCTGTGGGCGCTCGTCTCCCAGCGGCGCGCCTGGGCGATGGTCGTCGCGCGCGGGACGCCGATGTTCGTCTGGCTCGGGTTCCTCACGTACAACTCGATCGTCGTCGTCGACCTCGTCGGCGGCACGCCGGTCCAGGCGGGCGTCCTCGCGGCGCTCAGTAGCCTCAGCTTCGCGCTCGCCGCGAGCCAGGCCGGCCGCATCACCGAGCGGTTCGACAGCCGGCTGTGGCCGCTCGTGGCGATGAACGTCGCGATGGCCGTCGGGCTCAGCCTCGTGTTCGTCGCTGGGACGCTCGTCGCCGCGTTCGTCGGCGCGGTCACGATGGGCACTGGGTTCGGGGTCGTCCTCTCGCTGTACCGGAGCGTCATCACGAACATGGCCGACCCGGCCCGGCGCGGCGGCCTGGTGAGCGTGGGGGAGGGCGTCGGGCGCCTGAGCGCGACGCTCGCGCCGATCCTCATGGGCGGGGCCATCGCGCTCGCGGCGCCGCGGCTCGGGTTCGCGTCGGCGGTCCGGTCGGTCGGCGTCGCGACGAGCGTGCTCGCGGCGGCCGCCGGCATCGGCTGCCTGTTCCTGGTCCACCGCGCGCCGCCCGTTCGAGCCGACGCGTGA
- the lhgO gene encoding L-2-hydroxyglutarate oxidase, with protein sequence MTAHDIVVVGGGCVGCSVARSLASKSDLDVAVVEKEHHLAAHQSGRNSGVLHPGFNYEPGSLKARFATEGTRRMKEYAAEHGVPIEDFGVLVVARNDREEAHLETMQERATENGVGTELLYEPDAIAEHEPHATGQAALYAPGAASIDSQQYVYSLARDLADRGVDLYTGTRVDDVRRDLDGFRLDTTSGELRAGYVVNAAGLHADHVAAEFGVGEGLQVVPFRGEYYEVVPERRHLCETMIYPTPDPDLPFLGVHFTRRTDGKVIVGPNAVLAFGREAYGNTDVNPRELAETLGYRGFRRLMADPKILKVGWDELNRSYRKGKFVEAARRLVPGAEADDFTRSYAGIRAQLVSEDGDLVKDPLFEHAGDSTHVLNAVSPGLTCSLPFGDHLSDAVLENLDR encoded by the coding sequence ATGACCGCTCACGACATCGTCGTCGTCGGCGGCGGCTGCGTCGGCTGTTCGGTGGCGCGGTCGCTCGCGTCGAAGTCGGACCTCGACGTCGCCGTCGTCGAGAAGGAGCACCACCTCGCGGCCCACCAGAGCGGCCGCAACTCGGGGGTACTCCACCCGGGGTTCAACTACGAACCCGGCTCGCTGAAGGCGAGGTTCGCCACCGAAGGGACCCGCCGGATGAAGGAGTACGCGGCCGAACACGGCGTTCCGATCGAGGATTTCGGCGTCCTCGTCGTCGCCCGGAACGACCGCGAGGAGGCGCACCTCGAGACCATGCAGGAGCGGGCGACCGAGAACGGAGTCGGGACCGAACTCCTGTACGAGCCGGACGCCATCGCCGAACACGAGCCGCACGCGACGGGGCAGGCGGCGCTGTACGCGCCGGGGGCGGCCTCCATCGACTCCCAGCAGTACGTCTACTCGCTCGCCCGCGATCTCGCGGACCGCGGCGTCGACCTCTACACCGGCACCCGCGTCGACGACGTCCGGCGGGACCTCGACGGCTTCCGGCTCGACACCACCTCCGGGGAGCTACGGGCGGGGTACGTCGTCAACGCCGCCGGGCTCCACGCCGACCACGTCGCCGCGGAGTTCGGCGTCGGCGAGGGGCTCCAGGTCGTCCCGTTCCGCGGGGAGTACTACGAGGTCGTCCCCGAGCGGCGCCACCTCTGCGAGACGATGATCTACCCGACGCCGGACCCGGACCTGCCGTTCCTCGGCGTCCACTTCACCCGGCGCACCGACGGCAAGGTCATCGTCGGGCCGAACGCGGTGCTGGCGTTCGGCCGCGAGGCCTACGGGAACACCGACGTGAACCCACGCGAACTCGCGGAGACGCTCGGCTACCGCGGCTTCCGGCGGCTGATGGCCGACCCGAAGATACTGAAGGTCGGATGGGACGAACTCAACAGGTCCTACCGGAAGGGGAAGTTCGTCGAGGCCGCGCGGCGGCTCGTCCCCGGGGCCGAGGCCGACGACTTCACGAGGAGCTACGCCGGCATCCGGGCACAGCTCGTGAGCGAGGACGGCGACCTGGTCAAGGACCCGCTGTTCGAGCACGCCGGCGACTCCACGCACGTCCTCAACGCCGTCTCGCCCGGGCTCACCTGCTCGCTCCCGTTCGGGGACCACCTCTCGGACGCGGTTCTGGAGAACCTTGACAGGTAA
- the gap gene encoding type I glyceraldehyde-3-phosphate dehydrogenase, with amino-acid sequence MSKSNLAADADVADPVRVGLNGFGRIGRNVFRAVRSDPRIELVGVNDVMDGEEMRYLASYDSVMGRLDGLSYDDASGELVLGDTAVPVLDEQDPGELPWDELDADVVLECTGVFRTHEDAARHVEAGADVVVVSAPPKGETPVKQLVYGVNHGEYDGESVVSNASCTTNSVTPVAKVLDDEFGLAHGMLTTVHAYTGSQNLVDGPKGKTRRGRAAAENIVPTSTGAAKATTEILPGLEGKLDGMAMRVPVPNGSVTDFVVDLEGSPGAEEINDAFRAAADDGPLAGVLGYTDDEVVSRDILGLPFSSYVDLNSTNVVGEDGLAKVLAWYDNEYGFSNRLLDVAAHVSSR; translated from the coding sequence ATGAGTAAATCGAACCTCGCCGCGGACGCGGACGTCGCCGACCCCGTCCGGGTCGGCCTGAACGGCTTCGGCCGCATCGGCCGGAACGTGTTCCGGGCAGTGCGGTCGGACCCGCGGATCGAACTCGTCGGCGTCAACGACGTGATGGACGGCGAGGAGATGCGCTACCTCGCGAGCTACGACTCGGTCATGGGTCGGCTCGACGGGCTGTCCTACGACGACGCGAGCGGGGAGCTCGTCCTCGGCGACACGGCGGTGCCGGTGCTCGACGAGCAGGACCCCGGGGAGCTCCCGTGGGACGAACTCGACGCGGACGTGGTGCTCGAGTGCACCGGCGTGTTCCGGACCCACGAGGACGCCGCCCGGCACGTGGAGGCGGGCGCGGACGTGGTCGTCGTCTCCGCGCCGCCGAAGGGCGAGACCCCGGTCAAACAGCTCGTCTACGGCGTCAACCACGGGGAGTACGACGGCGAGTCGGTCGTCTCGAACGCCTCCTGTACGACCAACTCCGTGACGCCGGTCGCGAAGGTGCTCGACGACGAGTTCGGCCTCGCCCACGGCATGCTCACGACGGTCCACGCCTACACCGGCTCCCAGAACCTCGTCGACGGGCCGAAGGGGAAGACCCGCCGCGGCCGCGCGGCCGCCGAGAACATCGTGCCGACCTCGACCGGCGCGGCGAAGGCGACGACCGAGATCCTGCCCGGCCTCGAGGGGAAACTCGACGGGATGGCGATGCGCGTCCCCGTGCCGAACGGCTCGGTCACGGACTTCGTGGTCGATCTCGAGGGTTCGCCGGGCGCCGAGGAGATCAACGACGCCTTCCGGGCGGCCGCGGACGACGGGCCGCTCGCGGGCGTGCTGGGCTACACCGACGACGAAGTCGTCTCGCGCGACATCCTGGGGCTGCCGTTCTCCTCGTACGTCGACCTGAACTCGACGAACGTCGTGGGCGAGGACGGCCTGGCGAAGGTGCTCGCCTGGTACGACAACGAGTACGGCTTCTCCAACCGGCTGCTCGACGTGGCCGCCCACGTGAGTTCCCGCTGA
- the gdhB gene encoding glutamate dehydrogenase GdhB: MTGDATATGALPDGGERSEEPAQRTAIRQLEHAADLLEVDPNIVERLKHPAHVHEVHVPVVRDDGSLSVYTGYRVQHDSVRGPYKGGLRYHPGVTREECVGLSMWMTWKCAVMDLPFGGAKGGVVVDPKDLSRTERERLTRRFTEEIRDAIGPNKDIPAPDMGTDAQTMAWLMDAYSMQQGETLPGVVTGKPPVVGGSEGREEAPGRSVAIVTREACKHYGYPLEGTTVAVQGFGSVGANAARLLDDWGATVVAISDVNGAAYDPVGIPIHEIPSHDEEPEAVTRYAETHAEGTVTNAELLELDVDVLIPAAVGNVLTGANADDVRATMVVEGANGPTTSAADAILAERDVPVVPDILANAGGVTVSYFEWLQDINRRSWSLERVHRELESEMTAAWEAVEAVVEERGVTWRDAAYVVALDRVGRAHEARGIWP, encoded by the coding sequence ATGACAGGAGATGCCACCGCGACCGGGGCCCTCCCGGACGGCGGGGAACGGTCCGAGGAACCGGCACAGCGGACGGCGATCCGACAGCTCGAACACGCGGCCGACCTCCTCGAGGTCGACCCGAACATCGTCGAGCGCCTGAAACACCCCGCGCACGTCCACGAGGTCCACGTCCCGGTCGTCCGCGACGACGGGAGCCTGTCGGTGTACACCGGCTACCGCGTCCAGCACGACAGCGTCCGCGGGCCGTACAAGGGCGGCCTGCGCTACCACCCGGGCGTCACCCGGGAGGAGTGCGTCGGCCTCTCGATGTGGATGACCTGGAAGTGCGCCGTGATGGACCTCCCGTTCGGCGGCGCGAAGGGGGGCGTCGTCGTCGACCCCAAGGACCTGAGCAGGACCGAGCGCGAACGGCTCACCCGTCGGTTCACCGAGGAGATCCGCGACGCGATCGGCCCGAACAAGGACATCCCCGCGCCGGACATGGGCACCGACGCGCAGACGATGGCGTGGCTGATGGACGCCTACAGCATGCAGCAGGGCGAGACGCTCCCCGGCGTCGTCACGGGCAAGCCGCCGGTGGTGGGCGGGTCGGAGGGGCGCGAGGAGGCGCCCGGCCGCAGCGTCGCCATCGTCACCCGCGAGGCGTGCAAGCACTACGGCTACCCCCTCGAGGGGACGACCGTCGCCGTACAGGGGTTCGGCAGCGTCGGCGCGAACGCCGCCCGCCTGCTCGACGACTGGGGAGCGACCGTCGTCGCGATCAGCGACGTCAACGGGGCCGCCTACGACCCGGTGGGGATTCCGATCCACGAGATCCCCTCCCACGACGAGGAGCCCGAAGCCGTGACGAGGTACGCCGAGACGCACGCGGAGGGCACCGTCACCAACGCGGAACTGCTCGAACTCGACGTCGACGTGCTGATCCCCGCGGCGGTCGGCAACGTCCTCACCGGGGCGAACGCCGACGACGTGCGGGCGACGATGGTCGTCGAGGGGGCGAACGGGCCGACGACGAGCGCGGCCGACGCCATCCTCGCGGAACGGGACGTCCCCGTCGTCCCCGACATCCTGGCGAACGCCGGCGGCGTCACCGTCTCGTACTTCGAGTGGCTCCAGGACATCAACCGGCGGTCGTGGTCGCTCGAACGGGTCCACCGCGAACTCGAGTCGGAGATGACGGCCGCGTGGGAGGCTGTCGAGGCGGTGGTCGAGGAGCGCGGCGTGACGTGGCGCGACGCGGCGTACGTCGTCGCGCTCGACAGGGTCGGTCGCGCGCACGAGGCGCGCGGGATCTGGCCCTGA
- a CDS encoding rubrerythrin-like domain-containing protein — translation MFDVPTDEGVESAYECLQCGTIVTADSHPGQCPDCGAEMQNRAMSLE, via the coding sequence ATGTTCGACGTTCCAACCGACGAGGGAGTCGAGTCGGCGTACGAGTGCCTGCAGTGCGGGACGATCGTGACGGCCGACTCGCACCCCGGACAGTGTCCGGACTGCGGGGCGGAGATGCAGAACAGGGCGATGTCGCTCGAGTGA
- a CDS encoding Hsp20/alpha crystallin family protein: protein MRDDRDDPFGDIFDEIERMMNQMTGAGTHGGDSGFGTETHVSVQHEDEEVRLLADLPGVGKDDIDLKCDGRTLTISARSETRRYDERVRLPVRVDEHSASASFNNGVLEVTFDAMEPSADIDVE from the coding sequence ATGCGAGACGACCGCGACGACCCCTTCGGCGACATCTTCGACGAGATCGAGCGGATGATGAACCAGATGACGGGCGCCGGCACCCACGGCGGTGACAGCGGGTTCGGCACCGAGACGCACGTCTCGGTCCAGCACGAGGACGAGGAGGTGCGACTCCTCGCGGACCTCCCGGGCGTCGGGAAGGACGACATCGACCTGAAGTGCGACGGCCGGACGCTCACGATCAGCGCCCGCAGCGAGACGCGCCGGTACGACGAGCGCGTCAGGCTCCCGGTCCGCGTCGACGAGCACTCCGCGTCGGCGTCGTTCAACAACGGCGTCCTCGAGGTCACGTTCGACGCGATGGAGCCGTCGGCCGACATCGACGTCGAGTAG
- a CDS encoding ATP-grasp domain-containing protein: MSDTDLRLAVTTRAETFERLRERFAGRGIDVVHVRPDERVLPVTGEDCVESFPDADVGWVYPSRLMEGAVVDAALDVPWVNGRDAVLDSRNKAGVLTALSDAGLPVPETTLVSNPADEDAVLAAAESLGYPVVLKPNSTTRGVGVTKAADPDSLLGATDYLDLVHDYRATGDRSYLLQEFLPNARDYRVMVVDGEYAGAVERRLPAAGTDAGKWKHNVHRGAVAEGVSLPAERRRLAERAAATLSIPLLGVDLLETDGRVVVSETNARPTVDEATKYEEGFDEDLADLVWRTAGRR, translated from the coding sequence GTGAGCGACACCGACCTCCGGCTCGCCGTGACGACGCGGGCGGAGACGTTCGAGCGCCTCCGTGAACGGTTCGCCGGGCGCGGCATCGACGTGGTCCACGTCCGGCCGGACGAGCGGGTGCTGCCGGTCACCGGGGAGGACTGCGTCGAATCGTTCCCCGACGCCGACGTCGGCTGGGTGTACCCCTCGCGGCTGATGGAGGGCGCGGTCGTCGACGCCGCCCTCGACGTCCCGTGGGTGAACGGCCGCGACGCGGTGCTGGACTCCCGGAACAAGGCCGGCGTGCTCACGGCGCTCTCGGACGCGGGCCTGCCCGTGCCCGAGACGACGCTCGTCTCCAACCCCGCCGACGAGGACGCGGTGCTCGCCGCGGCCGAGTCGCTCGGCTATCCCGTCGTCCTCAAGCCGAACTCCACGACACGCGGCGTCGGCGTGACGAAGGCGGCCGACCCGGACTCGCTGCTCGGCGCGACGGACTACCTCGACCTGGTCCACGACTACCGCGCCACCGGCGACAGGTCGTACCTCCTCCAGGAGTTCCTCCCGAACGCGCGCGACTACCGGGTGATGGTGGTCGACGGCGAGTACGCGGGGGCGGTCGAGCGGCGACTCCCGGCGGCGGGGACGGACGCCGGGAAGTGGAAACACAACGTCCACCGCGGCGCCGTCGCCGAGGGCGTCTCGCTCCCGGCGGAACGCCGCCGGCTGGCCGAGCGTGCCGCTGCGACGCTCTCGATCCCGCTGCTCGGCGTGGACCTGCTGGAGACGGACGGGAGGGTGGTCGTCTCCGAGACGAACGCGCGTCCGACCGTGGACGAGGCGACGAAGTACGAGGAGGGGTTCGACGAGGACCTCGCCGACCTGGTGTGGCGGACGGCGGGGCGGCGCTGA
- a CDS encoding phosphosulfolactate synthase — protein sequence MTDSDLAFSFLHRNHRPDKPREKGITEIRGPYYDPMGPRELRDILETMGRYVDIYKFSGGSFALMPEDAVRELLDVCHEFDVEVSTGGFIENVLVRDHDEVERYVEEAGDLGFDIVEISSGFLAVDVEDMVGLTELVADHGLKPKPEINVQFGAGGASSVEELESEEAIDPASAIAEAERHLEAGAYKIMVESEGITERVREWRTDVAFAIANEVGIEHCVFEAADPPVFEWYVKNFGPNVNLFVDNSQIVELECMRSGLWGKKSSWGRTVTYDRG from the coding sequence ATGACCGATTCGGACCTAGCGTTCAGCTTCCTGCACCGGAACCACCGGCCGGACAAACCGCGCGAGAAGGGGATCACCGAGATACGCGGCCCGTACTACGACCCGATGGGTCCCCGGGAACTCCGCGACATCCTCGAGACGATGGGCCGGTACGTCGACATCTACAAGTTCTCCGGCGGGTCGTTCGCGCTGATGCCCGAGGACGCCGTCCGGGAACTCCTCGACGTCTGCCACGAGTTCGACGTCGAGGTGTCGACCGGCGGCTTCATCGAGAACGTCCTCGTCCGGGACCACGACGAGGTCGAACGGTACGTCGAGGAGGCCGGCGACCTCGGCTTCGACATCGTCGAGATCTCCAGCGGGTTCCTCGCGGTCGACGTCGAGGACATGGTCGGGCTGACCGAACTCGTCGCCGACCACGGCCTGAAGCCCAAGCCGGAGATCAACGTCCAGTTCGGCGCCGGCGGGGCATCGAGCGTCGAGGAACTCGAGAGCGAGGAGGCGATCGACCCCGCGAGCGCCATCGCCGAGGCGGAGCGTCACCTCGAGGCCGGCGCGTACAAGATCATGGTCGAGTCCGAGGGGATCACCGAGCGCGTCCGCGAGTGGCGCACCGACGTCGCGTTCGCGATCGCGAACGAGGTCGGCATCGAGCACTGCGTGTTCGAGGCCGCCGACCCGCCGGTGTTCGAGTGGTACGTCAAGAACTTCGGGCCGAACGTCAACCTCTTCGTCGACAACTCCCAGATCGTCGAACTCGAGTGCATGCGCTCGGGCCTCTGGGGGAAGAAGAGCAGCTGGGGCCGGACCGTCACGTACGACCGCGGGTGA
- a CDS encoding MmgE/PrpD family protein, which yields MTTTAELAGFVRSVSYDSLSSDVREELKKRVLDSVGIGVGALGAEPVDAVAATVTEFGHGGPCHLWGREETVPPAEAAMYNTALTRYLDFMDSFLAPGETPHPSDNVASVVACGEVADASGRELLEAIGVAYEIQGELAWNAPVRDRGFDHVTHTVISAAAGAGAVLDLSHDQLRNAIGIAGTAHNALRVTRTGGINEWKGIASANAARNAVFSVLLARNGMEGPVNLFEGQKGWKEVVSGPFEVDLDPGCEHVFDTMTKRYVAETYAQSAVEGIIELAERERIDHEDVEAIRLETFAGAKLIIGGGEGSRYEVETKAQADHSLPYMLAASLLDREMTATAYESERIRRGAVQTLLRRVEVEEDPALTERFEDGEMPARIEVELADGTVHRIEKDAFGGHPSKPMSWEQVEAKFTTMAEGRYDEARRAEIVETIRSLEDHDVADLVVLLD from the coding sequence ATGACCACGACGGCGGAACTGGCGGGGTTCGTCCGCTCCGTCTCGTACGACTCCCTGTCGTCGGACGTGCGGGAGGAGCTCAAGAAGCGCGTGCTCGATTCGGTCGGCATCGGCGTCGGAGCGCTCGGCGCGGAACCGGTCGACGCCGTCGCGGCGACCGTCACGGAGTTCGGGCACGGCGGCCCGTGTCACCTCTGGGGCCGCGAGGAGACCGTCCCGCCGGCGGAGGCGGCGATGTACAACACGGCGCTCACGCGCTATCTGGACTTCATGGACTCGTTCCTCGCGCCGGGGGAGACGCCGCATCCGAGCGACAACGTCGCGAGCGTCGTCGCCTGTGGCGAGGTCGCGGACGCGTCCGGGCGGGAACTCCTCGAAGCCATCGGCGTCGCCTACGAGATCCAGGGCGAACTCGCGTGGAACGCGCCGGTTCGGGACCGGGGCTTTGACCACGTCACCCACACGGTGATCTCCGCGGCCGCGGGCGCCGGGGCGGTACTCGACCTCTCGCACGACCAACTCCGGAACGCCATCGGCATCGCGGGGACGGCCCACAACGCGCTCCGGGTCACCCGGACGGGCGGGATAAACGAGTGGAAGGGGATCGCCAGCGCGAACGCCGCCCGGAACGCCGTCTTCTCGGTGCTGCTCGCCCGGAACGGGATGGAGGGGCCGGTGAACCTGTTCGAGGGCCAGAAGGGATGGAAGGAGGTCGTCTCCGGGCCGTTCGAGGTGGACCTCGACCCGGGATGTGAGCACGTGTTCGACACGATGACGAAGCGCTACGTCGCCGAGACGTACGCGCAGTCGGCCGTGGAGGGGATCATCGAACTCGCCGAACGGGAGCGAATCGATCACGAGGACGTCGAGGCCATCCGCCTCGAGACGTTCGCCGGCGCGAAGCTCATCATCGGCGGCGGCGAGGGGTCGCGCTACGAGGTGGAGACGAAGGCCCAGGCGGACCACTCGCTGCCGTACATGCTCGCCGCGTCGCTCCTCGACCGCGAGATGACGGCCACGGCCTACGAGTCCGAGCGGATCCGACGCGGCGCGGTACAGACGCTCCTCCGACGGGTCGAGGTCGAGGAGGACCCCGCGCTGACCGAACGGTTCGAGGACGGCGAGATGCCGGCCCGCATCGAGGTCGAGCTCGCGGACGGCACGGTCCATCGGATCGAGAAGGACGCGTTCGGCGGCCACCCGTCCAAGCCGATGTCCTGGGAGCAGGTCGAGGCGAAGTTCACGACGATGGCCGAGGGGCGTTACGACGAGGCCCGTCGGGCCGAGATCGTCGAGACGATCCGGAGCCTCGAGGACCACGACGTCGCCGATCTCGTCGTCCTGCTCGACTGA
- a CDS encoding AmiS/UreI family transporter yields MPLYDVLGMGLLFVGAVLIVNGLWLLGKGSDRDTSILNFFVGALTFLIAMWWAFGGDASEGTAFNAAGTLLFAFTYLWVGSNAYIGQEDQRSLGWYCIFVTVVTVPTGWLVLLSGDLGLAALWWIWGVLWATFWILLALERTEYTSPIAWYTVVVGIVTGAAGYLMAAGFWPWLPA; encoded by the coding sequence ATGCCACTATACGACGTTCTCGGAATGGGGTTACTGTTCGTCGGAGCCGTCCTGATCGTCAACGGACTGTGGCTCCTGGGGAAGGGATCCGATCGGGACACGTCCATCCTGAACTTCTTCGTCGGGGCGCTCACGTTCCTGATCGCGATGTGGTGGGCGTTCGGCGGGGACGCCTCCGAGGGGACCGCGTTCAACGCCGCCGGGACGCTCCTGTTCGCGTTCACGTACCTCTGGGTGGGGAGCAACGCGTACATCGGCCAGGAGGACCAGCGCTCGCTGGGTTGGTACTGCATCTTCGTCACCGTCGTCACCGTCCCGACCGGCTGGCTCGTCCTCCTGAGCGGGGACCTCGGGCTCGCGGCCCTCTGGTGGATCTGGGGGGTCCTCTGGGCCACGTTCTGGATCCTGCTCGCCCTCGAGCGCACGGAGTACACTTCTCCCATCGCGTGGTACACCGTCGTCGTCGGCATCGTCACCGGTGCCGCGGGCTACCTGATGGCGGCGGGGTTCTGGCCCTGGCTCCCCGCGTAA
- the crcB gene encoding fluoride efflux transporter CrcB — translation MLGAVLRYLVGEYVDVEAFPLGTLTVNVVGSFVLGLVTFLGAGEDVLLFVGTGVCGSFTTFSSFSFDTVRLWETGARGKSIGYATVNLIGALVAIGLAWLVTGLPS, via the coding sequence ATGCTCGGCGCGGTCCTTCGCTACCTGGTCGGCGAGTACGTCGACGTCGAGGCGTTCCCGCTGGGGACGCTGACGGTGAACGTCGTGGGGAGCTTCGTCCTCGGTCTCGTCACGTTCCTCGGCGCGGGCGAGGACGTCCTGCTGTTCGTCGGAACCGGGGTCTGCGGCTCGTTCACGACGTTCTCGTCGTTCTCGTTCGACACCGTTCGGCTCTGGGAGACCGGCGCGAGGGGAAAATCGATCGGCTACGCCACCGTCAACCTGATCGGGGCGCTGGTCGCCATCGGCCTGGCGTGGCTGGTGACCGGCCTCCCGTCGTAG